The Felis catus isolate Fca126 chromosome C2, F.catus_Fca126_mat1.0, whole genome shotgun sequence genomic sequence GACGCCCTCCTGGCACCATGGCTGGGGGCTGCTGCTCTCCCTTTACCTAGACCGTCGTCCTCGGGGGACACACTCGCAGTTAAGCGTGCAGTTATGTCCTTCCCCTCTCAAGAGCAGCAGCGTCAGAGTTTCTCTCGCCTAAAAGAACCCAAATTGTTTGGAAATTACTTTTCAGGTTTCATTTCTTACTAGACTTCTTATACTCTCATTCGGGAGATCATGCTTTAGTGGAGAGCATGGTTCGGAGAGTATTTCCCGAGTGGGGTCCCTCCGAGTCGCACGGACTCCGGagtcctccccagccccagccccagccccagccccagccccagccccaggccaacTCAGTCGTTAATCAGATACTTTACGTAGCTGTCTCCAACCTCAGGAGTTAGTGTACCACATTTGGAAGATGAAAGGTGTGCTTGGTGGGGAAGTAGGTCTGAACGGGGCATTTTGTAGACATTACGATTTCTTCCTGTACTGGGAAACATCAAAGTTAAGTTCACGAACATTGTATTTACTGAGGGGTAGTTTTTCAAGAACACGATACATAGCAGTACCCCTGGGAATTTCAGAAAGCTAAAGCGTATATTTTCTGGCCATTGGGCTGTGGAATCAATTCAGTCATCTGTAGGTAAATTGAAACGTATCCTAGACTCCTGTTGAAATCAAGGGGTCCGACCCCGACGCCTTGCCATTCATTCACCAGGTGGTTTTAGAGCTACAGGTCAGTAGGGGGCGCTGTGTACATGTAACCCCTGCATAGCCACAGGCATCAGGCAAATCCCCCTCTGGCCCGGGGCCCCTCAGCGTACAGGGCGGTCCACAGAGCGGAGCGGGGCCccgcagcaccccctccccctcggGCCGGCCCCAGACGGGGAGGCCTCGCCTCTGCGCGCCTGTGGGGGCACAGTGCACACACCCGGGGAGGGGGATCGTGAGGCTCTCCTGCCCACACGCTGTGCTTCCCGGTGCTGTGCTGACCCGGTAGCAGATCGTGTATTTCCCTGAATCTGACGGTGGCGGGATTTGCTTGATAGCCCTTGTTTCAAAAtacttggttttgctttgttttttaaagaactcaGATGAGCAGGCGGAGGGAAATGCTTATATATGGACTTACTAGTTTTTGTAAGAACCCCGCCCTGGGCTGAAAGGGATGGGAAGCTGACGGTTGAGTAACAGCAGTTAATCACTCTTTGCCCTGACTCTGTACTTGGGGACtgcgggtgggggggaggggggcgggggcttcGCTGACAAAACAGTGTCATAGTATTCTTGGTGTCTTTATCTGCGATCCACAGACTCTTGTTTTGCGTATGCTACCCAAGGTTTAGCTGTACCAGATACTCCCATTACGGGGCCCACATTCTACAAATTAAGTGAAATTCTGATTCTTCGATTTAGGAAGGAAATCAGTTTAAGCTGATGAACCTGCAGCAGAGCCTCCGAGTAAATTTCATCCAGCCAGGTTCATCCGGGTCCTAGATTCACAACCCTTGTTAGCATACCCTTCCATGTGTAGAAGTACAAATCCCAGTTTAGGAGTGCTTCCGTAAGAAAACTGGTATTTGGGGGACACGTTAGTTAAAATATATTGAGTCGTGGGGATGACTCTTCAGGTGACCAATTTCTTAATTGGTCATCTCTGTTCTTCTAGTCATTTGGTTgactgaaaaattttaagcagaGTATAGAAGATAAAGTATGCCCATTATCAAGCATTGTCCAGTCGGACTTGCCAGGAGTTACTAAAATAAATGCTGTTCTATAGTAAGAGACTAACAGTAATTTAACCAGCACTGAGTCTCAACACTGCTGGCACTTAGAGCGTGCAAataccttttctcatttttctccaaTGTGGAGAAGGgaatgtaaacattaaaatctgCCCTTTGGAATGGCCTTCTCTTCTCCTGACTagtttttctgttgtttacaacctgatttcaactcagggaAGGAGGTTAAATTCATGATAGCCACCTAGAGGAGTAGTTGTTGCCCGGTGCATTTGCTCACTTTGGGCTTCTAAAGCAAGCTGGGTTCCTGAaattcaaaaataactaaaatgcaGGAATTCGCCCCTCCCCCGTGAATGAGAAAAATTTAAGCCATTCTCAGAATCAAAAGACTCAAGTGCTTGTCCTTTAAAGATAAGGTTTTCCTGGGCCCTAGGAGACTGCTCCAAGGCTTTGCCTCGGCCCCCTGGCCTTCAGTGGGTGTGGCAGGTGAGGCCGCCAGTCCAAGGAGTGTGGCCTTGGAAGGTGACGACTGAAGGTTAAACTGGCCCAGCTTTGAAGCCACTCGCCTCTGTAGGCTGCCCCCATCTAGCTGTGTGCAACATTGGTTTAATTGATGTGCCCGCTTTGTGATTTCTCAGATTTAGGGCAAGAGAATTCTAGAATCTGAATGGTAAAATTTTGTAGAGAGAATGATCTGGGGGATAGAATGTAAATTCGAAAAATCTACCCACACAATGGACATGATTTCGCTTAGTGCATGTGAATTATGaagaataaacttgaaaatagtCCTGGAATATAAAACAAGAATGCTTTCTTCAACAAAGCATTGTAACCATCCCTCTATCCAGAGGCATTCGAGGTACTGTGATTGAACTTGGTAATTATCCTACTGAGTTTTTATGGTCATTTGGGTTTTAATCGCATCAGAAAGAATTCGGTAATAGTGTGTGGCTGATACTCTGTAAAAGAAATTAGTCAGGAACATTAGCCCTTAATCACTTAATCCTGATTTCTACTGTTACTTTAATGTAATGAAGAGGAAGAACATACCAGTGTGATTCTTTGGCCGCTATTTTAAACCGTAAAAAGAAGAAGACTTTCATTTAGAAATTTGTTGAGAGTAAATGATTTCCTTACATTTTCTGAAAGTGTGGCCCTTTGATGCTGATTAAAACTTGTCATTTTCATAGCCAGAATGGAGATGGTCATAAGGGGGCACTTAAAGACCTCAGCACACTTTAAAATTGTAACCACTGGCTGTCACGCCGCACCTCCGCGCTCCGGGAGAGCGCAGCTGTCGCGGCTCCTCTAGATAACTAACGTGTCACGGTGGCAGTTGGGGTGAACGCAGAGCCCTGCGGGCGGGGGTCCCGCTCTAACCAGCAAGGTGTCTGTCGTCCGCAGGCGCGGTGAGTGACGTGGAGATGCAGGAGCACTACGACGAGTTTTTTGAGGTGAGCGACTGgcacttggggggggggttgcgtcTCCCGTGGGTCGGGACCCTCAAGCCGCcgtcctcctctccctgcaggaGGTTTTTACAGAAATGGAGGAGAAGTATGGCGAGGTGGAGGAGATGAACGTCTGTGACAACCTGGGAGACCACCTCGTCGGGAACGTGTACGTCAAGGTAGGAAGGGTGTGCTCCCTCCCGACTGGCTGGCGACTGGCTGGTGCCTCGGGATCTTAGCGGGAACTGGGGAACTGGAACTGGAGTGCTCCGGCCGGCTTGTCCAGGCGTGGCAGCCGCCTGTGGGTGCTGCGGCCACCGCCCTTCAGGGTTGGGATCTTCGGAGGGTGCTGATGCCGGGCTGTCTAGACGCGGGAGAAGTCGGTCGATTTATACCTGtggttccctcccccccccccttttttttaacttcccgGTCTAAACAAATCCTTGCATTTGCTCTTGTTAACCAACTGAGTTTGAAAACCAAGGCAGTGTCGGTACGATCTTGGATCACTGCAAAATTAAGTGATCCAGTTGCAAGTAAAGGACGATCTGTGTTAAGACATCCTTCCACCTCATTTGAGCCACGTGAACGCGTATCCGTGGCTCGCTAGCCGGAGACCTTCCCGTCAGGTGGGGGCAGCAAGCCCTCTTGATCTGTCTTTCCAGTTTCGCCGTGAAGAAGACGCGGAGAAGGCCGTGATCGACTTGAACAACCGTTGGTTTAACGGGCAGCCGATCCACGCCGAGCTGTCCCCGGTGACCGACTTCAGAGAGGCGTGCTGCCGCCAGTACGAGATGGGGTAGGTGACGGGGGGCCCGCGGGGGCCGGGAGGGCGGgggcgtggggtggggtggggggcggcccgCGGCATGGCGGCCTCTGTCTCCCCCGCAGGGAGTGCACGCGGGGCGGCTTCTGCAACTTCATGCACCTGAAGCCCATCTCCAGAGAGCTGCGGCGGGAGCTGTACGGGCGCCGGCGCAAGAAGTGAGTACTGCGGCGGGCTGGCTGCCGCTGGCGGCGCCGTCCGTTCTCGCGAAGCGTTTCCCGAGGAGAGCTCGGCCCGGGTGTGAAGGTCACCGTTGAGGACGTAGTGTGTATCTTAAGGTCTGAGAACGTGCCCTTAAAAGGATGTCCCGCCCGCACAGTCCCGAAGTGAGGGAACGGGTGAGTGGGGAACCCTCGAAATTGGGTTCGTGTGCGCAGCGTCTTTTGCCCGCAGGTGGAGTGACTTCCTTTACGTACTGCGGGTGTCCGTGGGTTTGGGCAGGTTTCTTTGGTTTGCTTGCGGCCACGGGCAGAAGGGGGAGCACGGTCCTGCCTGCTCCTGGTGTTTTGAGTGCAGACCGTGCTGTCCCAGCACAGAGAGAAACCCAAGGCGTCGGGAGACGGTCCCTTTCCCTGCTCGGATGGAGTTCTGACCCCAGGGGGTTCTCACCCGTCCCCTGGTAAACACGTGCCCGGAGGTACAGACGTTAGTGATTCCGTCTCATTGTCAACAAGAAGCATTGGGCACAGGAGGAGGGCGGTGTGTGTCCGGGCCGCCGAGGCAGGAGACCGTCCCCAAGCCCCTGAGCCGGCGCTCTGGAAGCACGGGACACGGAGGACGTTGTGCCCGTTTCCCTGACACGGGGCGTGTCTACACGGGGCGTGCGGTGTGGCGGGCGCGACGGTCCTCCTTGATCGTGCCATCCGTTCCGCGGGGTCCGCCCAGAAGCGTCCGCCCGCGTGGGGGCTTTGTTGTGTGCTTTGCTTTGGATGCCAcagctttgtttcttttccttggttGCAGGCATAGATCGAGGTCCCGGTCTCGGGAGCGTCGCTCTCGGTCTAGAGACCGCGgtcgcggcggcggcggtggcggcggcggcggcggtgggggACGGGAGCGTGACAGGAGGCGGTCGAGAGACCGTGAAAGATCGGGGCGATTCTGAGCCACGCCGTTTTTACCGTATGTCTGCTAGGCAGTGTTGTAGTTGATTGACCAAACCAGTTCATAacgggaattttttttaaaaaacaacaaaaaaacacaaagatgggTTTCTGAATAAAATTTGTAGTGATACAGTACTCGGTGTAGTCATTTCTCGCGGGCCGCCTCGGTCTCCTCCTTTGCAGCACACGCCGTCCgttttgggggggagggtcttGGGTAATAGAACCACAGCGTTAAACTCGTAGGATGTGAGATGAAGCGCCCCGTCcgttaagggaaagaaaattcaCGCGAGCAACGGTCGTGCCCGTTCCCAGTGCCCGACGTGTGAGCAAGTAACGTGGCGTTTCTCCGCCGAGGCTGCCGGAGACCCTGCTGCGGGGAACCCGGGGTCCGCGCCCTGGACTTCGCGCAGGGTCGGTGAGTGACACTTGGACGGGACGGTGGCCGTGCCGGCGTCCGTAGGAGAGAGGGCTTTCAATCCGGTGCCACCAGTGGCCCCGTCCGTGTCCCGTTTCTCTCACCCAGGAATCTTCTAGTCTCGTTCAAAGAGCCTCCGTGCTGTCCTGCAGCACAGGGCCTGTCCCGAAATGGGGCCTACACGTGGATGTGCCCGGAGCTGCACAAGAGCCGCCGGCCCCGTTCCCGTGTTCCACCCCAGCCACCGGCTTGTCACCAGCCTGCCAAAGTGGCTTGGGCACGGACGCCCTCTGGTGCAGGGTTGCGCCCATGTCACTGTCCCCGAACTGTAGTCACGGTGCCAGCCGGCCGCCCGCATGCTGCATTTAACGTTGAGCGCCATCCGCTCGGTCTGGGTCCACCCACGCTGTGTCCTCCGGGGAGGTTGCCTCCCTGGCTCACCGCGGCTTGCTTCTCAGTGACTTGTCGCCACCCCTGGGCGCCTGCGCACTGGGCTGGGAACCCGGCAGGGAGGGCGGGATGGGCGGCGTGCACGTGTCCACCTGCTCGGTCCGCGTGCCGGTCCGTCTGCCTGCTTGGTCTCCAGTTGCTGGGAGTGGCAGTTCGGGGAGCGAGGGACCGTCTCAGCCCTGCCCTTGGCCTAGGAGGAGACATCTTGCCACCGTGACGGTGCACGAGTATCGGAAGGAAATAGTTGACCAGcgtgggcttttttgttttgttttcctttttcacgAAAGCCACTTTTTTTGTGATCAAATTTTTAATAGTGATTTTAATGATTAATCCCTAGTCTTGTTTAGGTTTGGTGTGAGTTTTCCTATTTTTTGCGTGGTAGTGAGCAGATGATTTGGGATGAATTCATGGCGGTTTTGAGTCGGCAATCCGGGAAGTTTTGTGTAAGTTCTCTCATTCTCCATACTTCCAGGCATCAGTACCAGCACTATAGTTATTCTGTCCAAATTTGGTCAATTTGTGAAGATTGTGGAGTAATTTCCACTTATCTGAATGTGaaaattttttactttgtatttcttaaatgtcaGACAccgcatgagtggggagggacagagagagggagagagaaaatcccaagcaggctcctggctgtcagcacggagcctgacggggggcttgatctcatgacgtGTGatttcgtgacctgagccgaaatcaagagtctgacggttaaccgagccaccaaggtgcccctactTTATAGTTCTTAACTGAGATTAGAATTCCCTTTTCCTGTGAAAGTGTCTattaaaaacacaggaaaatccCACCAAAGGAGCCTTTCAGTGTTGCCACTGACGTGAGAAAGCTGAACTGACGGTGACCGGGAAGCCTGTACCTGTCCGTCCTCCGTGCCTGAGACTGGTCTGCAGTGGAGGGACATGGGGGGCTTCTGGTCCCGAACCCGCCGGTTCGGGTGTGCTGGGGCCGCGGTGGGCCGGGGGCAGCCGGGCACGGAGGCCTGAGCAGTCTCCCCGTGGCAGACCGCAGGTCCGTGGAGGTTTACGTGGGAAGAGTCATTGAATGCCTTGTGATTTGTGATGAGCCCGGGCCCAGCACAGCATCACCGAGATGTTTCTTGTCCTCGACGGTCGATGCCAGATCTTCAGACTGAAGCCAGACGGGAAGCAAGAATGTAGGTGAGATAAGGTCTCACGAAAGGTGTCCACACCCCTAACTCGGCAGCTGATGGTCCTGGGGTCTGCTTGCCGTTTTGACACAGTGGGCCTAACAGACGAGGTGACTGTGCACCCGTGTTACAGTAGATAAAAGTCACTGTAAACATTTCTGACATTGGCGGCTGGGGCAGCCGTGCCTGGTAACTGGTGATGGTTCACTTTTCGTTTTCAcacaattctttgttttttgttttgttttaagtttatttgagagagagagagtaggggaggggcagagaatctcaagcaggctcggcacggcagagcccgacgcaggcctcgaactcaccaactgtgagaccgtgacctgagccaaagtcggacgcttgatcgactgagccccccgggcgccccgagaGTTCACTTCTTTTGAACGAGCCCTTATTAGAGAAATGATGGGTAACGTGGTAACTGAGGCAGCATCCAAACTGAGTGATTAATTGTCCCTTTCTCACCTTTCAGTTTGGGATTCCTTACAAAAAGGGGCTAAAACTCCCGAGTGagtaataaaattggaaaaagtcTCGATTTACAGCACACACAATGGTATTCAAGTTGGTTTCTAGAGCCTTTGCAGCGGACAGCCTCTCGCCTGGGTGGTGCCAGGCTGTCGCTTGGCACGCGGCTGACCCTGGTGAGGCTTCCTCGGGTCCGGGGCCTCCCGCACGCGTGGCTCCCCCCCAAGAAACAAACCCGATCTGCGGTCTCCACTGCTGATCTGCCAGGCGGGGCTTGTACAGTCATTTCACAAGagagcattttcattttttattatggaaaattttaaacacgCAGAGAAGCCGAGACTGTCGTGAGGCCCCAGGTACTTTAACCGCATATGCCTTGAAGTCTGCGTCCCTGACGTGTGGACTTGGCCACACTCCAATCTCCGGAAAGGACGGCCCTTGGATAAGCTCACCTCTGGACAAGTCCCCCGGGGCCTTGTTTCTCGTGTTTGCTCGGGCCTGGGGTTTGGCAGCCACGGGCTTGGCCAGCACCACCTGGGTGTGCGGGCCAACGTGAGCAAACCGGGATGGGTGCCTGGCACTGGGGAGACCGCTCTGGGCGGGAGGTAAATGGGCCAGGCTGGCCCAGTGGGAGCGGTGGGTGCTGTTCACGACTGGGAACGAGGGATGGGCTGTGGAGTCAGGTGTGACCAGGCTCCTCTGGCCTCCGCCCCGCGTGGGTTCGCATCGGGCAGAGAGCGAGGCGGCAGCCTTGAGTTGGCCGTGAAGGACGCCGCTGCCCCCAGAACGCCCAAGCGTCTGATGCCCCGGTGACCGGATCTGGTgcgacttctttttctttttttttcttgtcatggtTCTCGTGGATGGGCCGCAGGGTGCGTACGGCAAAGCGCCAAAAACAAGGAGCAAGTGCCACCCAAGTGAGCTCCCCGCCAGCCCCCTGTCCCCCGTGGGCCCTCACGCACAAAGCTCTTCTCTTCCTAGAGGAAACCCGCTCTCGGTTGTTTTGTCGTTACGATCTCCGTAAGCTTCATCAAACATTGCtcttttgccagtttttaaatttttcgtaaatggaatcttttttttttttttaatttttttttcaacatttatttatttttgggacagagagagacagagcatgaacgggggagaggcagagagagagggagacacagaatcggaaacaggctccaggctctgagccatcagcccagagcccgacgcggggctcaaactcacggaccgcgagatcgtgacctggctgaagtcggacgcttaaccgactgcgccacccaggcgcccctttatttttttttttaatgtttatttttgagagagagacagagacagagcatgagcaggggaggggcagaggggggggggacccagaatccgaagcaggctccaggctccgagctgtcagcgcagagcccgacgcggggcccgaactcacggaccgcgagatcatgacctgagcccaagtcggactcttagctgactgagcccccaggtgccccatggacgGAATCTTTCTGTGTAACTTGTCCTGCCCCTGCTCGGCTCGTGTGCAGCGTTCCGTGTGTTTGGGACACAGCCGACTTGCAATTTGCAGCTTCAGGTGTACCGCGGCGAGAAAGGGATAAAGTGGGGGTACCTCCGCCCACTTTACTGGctgggagagcaggaggaggaaggagggcggTGGGAACAGCACCTCCACGCAGAGGGAACGGTGGGGGCGGGTGCCCCCGTGGATGCTCCAGGGTCCCATAGGCTGTAGGCTGTGCTGCTGAAACACAACCCTGACCTCTCGACTCGCCCTCCACTCACCGTCAAGTCTATCTGATAAAGCTGCCTAGAGGACACGGGTTTGGGTTTTCAGGCCCAGAGAACCTGTAACACCACCTCCCGCCATGGTGTGACCTCGGCACAGTCCCAGGACACCCAGTCTGCAGGATGGCCGCCTTCTGCCAGGCTGGCGAGGAGGGAAAAGAGGTCCCCAAGTTTGCACCTTTGAGACGGATCCGTGTTGTGTGCGGGGCAAGTACCAACAGGTCAGGGTCAGCCCGTCACCCACCGATCAGACACCGCCACGCTTCTCCCAGCAGAGGGAGGGCACAGTGAGCACAGGGGCAGGTGCGGCGGCATCCCCGGGGTGGGTGTTACTTCCCCGGGGAGACGAGACACTGGATTTTAAGGAATGTCACTCCTCCTCCCGGTATTCCTCTGTGTTCCCTCTCAGCCCACTGAGGAGGAGCCGTTGGTGGCCCAAAGTGGTCTGGGGAGGGACCAGCCCTCATCCGGGCTGCCCTCGTCTCATCCACTGCTCCCGGGGCTCCTCTTGGTTCCACAGACAGGTGGCTTCTGCCCCAAGAGGGTTTTGAACAGGCGAGCCCCGTGCAGTACTGGCCTCCAGGGCCACCCTGCAGGCAAGGCtgaggccacacacacacacacacacacacacagtgtcacaTGACACCCAGACCCCTGTCCAGGGGTCTtctcttcctggaggaagtgccAGAGACCAAGTGAGAACAAAGCCAGGACCTAAAACTGCTGGAACCAGGAAAATACAACTCTCCTCCCACGTCAGATCCCCCAGAGAGGAATCATCCGGAGCCGAATCACCTTCCCCCTCAAAGTTCAGACACTGGAGCTCAAAGTCTCTTCCTCCACTACGTCTTACGCATTGGAAGCTTCTCAGCCAAAGAGCCCCCGGGCCCACCGGGGGGCTGCCTTCCCGTGCAGCCTAGGAGCAGCAGGCTGGGCCCGAAAATAGAGCCGCTGTGAATCCACGTGGCCCGGGATCCGGCAGCCCAGTTGCCCGTCCCTCGTGGTGGGTTCCGACAGGCTGGACGCCTCCTGGGCAGTGCAAGGTGGCTCTCGGGGAGGGGACCCACCGTTCGTCCCCTTGGGAGTTAACGTTACAGCACATAGAGCTCTTGTCCCCAGAACCGGGCCCCGTCCCAGGACAGACTGCATTCTTTTGCTCAGAAGATTCCAGGCACGTCCGGGTATACTTGGCTCCCTCACAGCTGGACCTTCCTTGGGGAGCACATGAGGCTCGGAACAGCCCCACCCACACCTGGGGGACAAATATTCAGGCACCTGTTTCAAATcccacgtcttttttttttttttttcaaatcacatGAAATTGCCATTGTTTATAGGTCAAATAAGATCAAACATCAGCAATTTCACGTGGTCCAGCCTGACACATCCCAAGGTCAGGTTGATTGCCGtcacatggtggggggggggccgggcAACAAGTTCATTGGGGAAAAGCAGCAGAGATGCAagtccaaatcctggctctgctcgCCACTGGAGGTAGATGTTGGGTAGGTCACtcggcctctctgtgcctcccttttctcctctgtgaGGTGACGATTAAATTGTGAGGATTCCGTTTGTTGATTCAGGCAAAGTTCTCAAACAGTGCCCGGCACGTGCTCTGCAGGTGCTCCGTAACAGTTAGTCGTCGTTGGTTGCAATGCTGCCAGTTACTGAAGGTGGAACGTGGGTGAGtggagagaaagacaagtacgTGGGCCACTAGGAACCCACCCGGGTCTGCGTTACAAAGTGAAGAGCTGACAGGTGGTGTGAAAAACAGTGAGTGTAAAACTGAGACGCTGAACGTGACAGAACCTTGTGGCAAGAAGTAAGGTAGACCTAAATaggcatcccatgttcatggaccaGAAGACTTACTCCCcacatcaaaaggaatgaaaggaTAAATTTAATCAAGGGAGTACAAGACCCGTGTACCGAAAATGACAAAACTTTGCCGAAAGGAACTAAACAAGACCCAAACGGTCTCATCCTGTGTTCACAGATTGGAATATTTA encodes the following:
- the U2AF1 gene encoding splicing factor U2AF 35 kDa subunit isoform X2, coding for MAEYLASIFGTEKDKVNCSFYFKIGACRHGDRCSRLHNKPTFSQTIALLNIYRNPQNSSQSADGLRCAVSDVEMQEHYDEFFEEVFTEMEEKYGEVEEMNVCDNLGDHLVGNVYVKFRREEDAEKAVIDLNNRWFNGQPIHAELSPVTDFREACCRQYEMGECTRGGFCNFMHLKPISRELRRELYGRRRKKHRSRSRSRERRSRSRDRGRGGGGGGGGGGGGRERDRRRSRDRERSGRF
- the U2AF1 gene encoding splicing factor U2AF 35 kDa subunit isoform X3, which codes for MAEYLASIFGTEKDKVNCSFYFKIGACRHGDRCSRLHNKPTFSQTILIQNIYRNPQNSAQTADGSHCAVSDVEMQEHYDEFFEEVFTEMEEKYGEVEEMNVCDNLGDHLVGNVYVKFRREEDAEKAVIDLNNRWFNGQPIHAELSPVTDFREACCRQYEMGECTRGGFCNFMHLKPISRELRRELYGRRRKKHRSRSRSRERRSRSRDRGRGGGGGGGGGGGGRERDRRRSRDRERSGRF
- the U2AF1 gene encoding splicing factor U2AF 35 kDa subunit isoform X1, translating into MAEYLASIFGTEKDKVNCSFYFKIGACRHGDRCSRLHNKPTFSQLLRFVFQTIALLNIYRNPQNSSQSADGLRCAVSDVEMQEHYDEFFEEVFTEMEEKYGEVEEMNVCDNLGDHLVGNVYVKFRREEDAEKAVIDLNNRWFNGQPIHAELSPVTDFREACCRQYEMGECTRGGFCNFMHLKPISRELRRELYGRRRKKHRSRSRSRERRSRSRDRGRGGGGGGGGGGGGRERDRRRSRDRERSGRF
- the U2AF1 gene encoding splicing factor U2AF 35 kDa subunit isoform X4 encodes the protein MQEHYDEFFEEVFTEMEEKYGEVEEMNVCDNLGDHLVGNVYVKFRREEDAEKAVIDLNNRWFNGQPIHAELSPVTDFREACCRQYEMGECTRGGFCNFMHLKPISRELRRELYGRRRKKHRSRSRSRERRSRSRDRGRGGGGGGGGGGGGRERDRRRSRDRERSGRF